In the genome of Siniperca chuatsi isolate FFG_IHB_CAS linkage group LG14, ASM2008510v1, whole genome shotgun sequence, the window aaaagaacaggAAGTAGAGTTTacttctgttgctgctgcatcTTCTTCCTATAAtctttgctcttcttcttcttcttgctggCATCATACTGGCCCTTTAGCTCAAACCGTGCTGCTTCCACGTGGAGTCTgtaacctctgacctctgactcGTCAATCAGACGCAGAGCCAATGCCACCGACTCCTTCTGCAGAGaatcacaagcacacacactgtaacttcACTTGGGTGTAATGCAATACTAAAATACTAACTTCTACTCTGTACTGTGTGATTCAAAGCCAAAACCCAAGagacacaagacaaagaaaagatgcATCGGAGAGTGAATGTTGAAGTTACATTCGTCAGCTGGTCAGAAAGAgggctccaaatgaatgctaatgtagcTCCATGTcatgcaaacatgttagcaatatcaactttataaggtgataatatttAACAATAGTTTCAGGAGCTCTTCCGCCCTCTAGTATGATTTTTGTGCTGCTTTAAAGTTTACACAATTATGTTATCTCTTTGAGAGTGagaacacttttgtttttgttgccaaacagagaaaagtgtgTCTGATTCTGTGTCTCTAACTACTAAAGGACTAAAACAGAGGTCATGTTAATAACATGCAGACAAACTGATATTGTGATGCAACCATTTTAGACATTCAGTGCGTTTACATGCATGTTACAGTTGGCTCCAGTGAGCTTCTTAACTGTCATTTAAACAAGAAACTTGGTTACCATAACTGGGAGATTAGAGAAACATGATTTCCCCAGGTTGGAACGCCAATTTCATAGCCAATGTATGTAATCGGCTTTTTACAAGTACCTATGTGCATGACAAAGACTGCAGACAGGGAAAGTAACAGCAGAGCAGGTGGATGAAAGGACAGATaattacactgaaaataatTCCACCGAAAGTctgactaaaactaaaacacagTGTAGCCTCTACGTGTCTAGATAAGTTGGTTTCCACTGCTGAACATTTGACTATTTGtaaattattaacattaatataacatttgcactgctgtctgtctgccctctCACTGTTCTGACAGTctgctctgacacacacaccataaaaaAAAGGTCAGGAAGCAGAGTCTTCTATCACTAATACAGTTATAGTAAGTAATCCGCACTTCCAAAATAAGATCAGGGGTCGGGGAGAAATCCAATTACCGACCTGCTGCATGTTTACACGGATTTACAGCAACCAGGTTACTACAGTGCAcataaatgttttctgatcAGCTGCGTAACCTGGTTTCTTTGAGTAACCTGATTAAttaagtgcatgtaaatgtagtgACTGAGTTAAGAGGCGGATATAGTGCAAAAACAGACTGACTCACAAGAGGTTCTGTTTATACTACACTGAGAGTCTGCATTCACAGATGTGTTTACACACGTTTGTCTGCACAAATGGTCAGATGGCAAATTTTACGTCACACTATAAATTAAAGCTTCGGGCAAGCAGAAGAACAGAGTAACCTTGAGATAGCAGCAGAGGCCATCTCCCTTCAGATTTCCTTCTTTGTCCTTGTAGAGTTTGACCTTGTACTCTTCAGTGATGGGGTCCCGCATCACAATGCCGCACTTGGACATCAACTCAGCAAACTCCTCAGTGCTGATGTCCAGAGGCAGGCCTGAGGAAAGGAGACCAGGTGAGACAAataagagtgagagagagagagagtgagatagGATAAACAGAGTCAGCTACTCATTGGACAGCTGTCTCcttgacaatgagaaaaaaaaaatgttagcgATACCAACCTGATACATAGACGTTCGTGTTTTTATTGTCGTCAATATCAAACCACCCTACATGcgcaaaaaagggaaaaaagcatTTATCAAAAGATGCATTAGTACAAACTTAAACTTTACATATAAATctatattgtagaaaaggtttcagtcgtagtcatctggacactgttttcagaatcaagacgtttcggctcccatccggaagtcattctcaattgagaatgacttccggatgggagccgaaacatcttgaaacgatagaacactcctggacgaatgagggactacaccgtcataaatctatattgtaaacaaacataattACTACtgtagacagagagaaaggtggAAACATACACCAATGAATGTagctcttaaaaaaaacaaaacagatttgtaTACCACCATTAGTTGATTCCTATTTGTGTGTTAGTTACTGCACtggttttctctctcctctctggttGTGGATGTCGCTTTACCTGGctctgctttcctcttctcccctTTCTGCTTGGCTTCTTTAGCTGGGCTCTCCTGCTGGTCTGGGTTCGGGTGCTGGGTGGCATCTCCTATGTTCTCCTTTTCTGAAGGCTTGCCTGGTTCTGGGCCTGCTGGGTCGGTGCTGCTCACTGCAGCGTTGTTAGCATCTGGATCTCCTTCCTGAGTGAAGCCATAGTTGGCCTGGTAGGCTGCAATGAAGTCCTCTGTTATCTAGAGAAACGAAGCAAACCTACTTAACATTAACACGAAAACAGGCTCTGACCAGTTTTGCCAAGTTAACACTGTTGTTGCCATGCCACAGCTCCTCCGGACAGAGTTACATAGTATACTGTACATCGCAATGTCAACCAAATTGACAAAGAGTACAGCTTTACAATAACCACAACAGGCACAACCCATAATTAGTGTTGACAAAATAAGGCcacatacatttaaatgcagAATCATATATATGCCAGACTGCTGCAAATACAACAGCAAAAATAGCAGCAATAAAGATCTGAAGCTCAGTCCCTGAGAGACTTTAAAGAACAAATATGATGTGGGAAAACAAAAGCTGAGAGGTGAAGAAAAGTTCGTACTTTAGGGAACCAGGCCTTCTTTTCATGGTCCCAGTCATACACAGTCCCGTCCTCTGGGTCAGTGTAGGTGTTGGGGTCAGAGCCATCCTCATTTCTCTGGCTGTAGAGTTCCTGCAGCCGCAGCTGCTCCAGAAACTCTTTGTTGGCATCCGATCCACCACTCATCTGCAACAAGATGTCAAATTAACTAGGTCAGCAAGCCATTACATTTCAGCATGTACAAAACAGTTGTTTTATGCCTAAATGTGGCAAGTCTTTTACACTGAAGTAGTGTTTAATATCCTGCTTTGCCATTTtctatttaatatttcagaAGTTGCTGCAAAATGAAGTCTTGCAAAGATTTAGGATGATTTGGTTACTTTTCATCAAAAgccagaaaagaaagcaaagtgCTCATAGATTTAGTAAAAATATGCCAAACGTGTGTGGTTCAACAAATATGGTTGCCTGTGGCCAAAGCAGGATAGTAAACGCATATGACACTTTCCTAGTCGGGCCACTAATGACTGAACACAACAAGCACTGCTACTGGCACCACCCGCAACTCATGAAAAGTGTCAGCCAGTTGCTTTAATTCATTACTTTCTGATTATTGAGAACTGACAGCTTGACtcagtgttagcatgctagcttgGACATATTCAAATCTGCTGCCCTTGTTCGCACAGCTGTTGTGGTTCAGTTCACATCAGGATAACTGACAGATGCACATTTGGtcattagagctgcaacgattaatcgatttgtTGGCAAATTAATCGCCAACTATTTTAAGAATCGATCAATCGgtttgagtaattttttaagaaaacaaaagtcaaaattcTCTGATTGCAGCATCTTAAATGTGgctattttctggtttctttactcTTCtttgacagtaaactgaatatatttgggttgtggacaaaacaagacattttaggACCCTTGTCCTGCATGTTTTAGATCTCTCCTTGCTCCAACACAGCTGATTTAAATGATCAGCTTGTTATCAAGCAGCTTCAGGAGTTCATAACGAGTTAATCATCTGAATCAGCTATGTGGGAGCAGGGAGAGATCTAAAACATGCAGGACAAGgggccaaaaataaataacgttagctagcgttacCTTTTACAACGATAATCCAGGCAAACAAAAATCTGGTAGGTGCGAAGGTAACGAAACAGACTCCCTCCGTCTAAAGACCCAACCAGAACGCACTCGCTTTTGTATTTTGATAATGTAGGTAAAGTTagtgttttaaattaattttactttaaaacgTTAACCACTATCTGGTAAAATTACCCCCAGCCCAGCCCGCGACGACGAATGAAGTACTTCCGCTGTCAAGTTCCGAGTGCGCGTGCGTTAACCTGGGAATGAGGCGCTCGATTTGTAATACAGCTTCTACCTTCCCAACCGAACCGGACGTTAAAACACAACGGACGATCACTCCGCCcgcagttttttgttttttaaagacagCGCGAATCGACCGCATGTTTCGGAGGAAAACAAGCGCCGACAGCTCAGCTAGCTAGCTTTCAATGTAGCTAACAGGTAAGTAGCTTAGCAAATCTTTACTTCGGTTTGTCATGGCGGAGGGTAGCGGTAACGTTAACGTCGGTCCGGCCAACCTTCCTCCGGGAGACCCGCAGCTGATCGGTATGATCGTGGAGCATCTGAAGAACCGGGGGCTTTTTGACGAGTTCCGTCGGGACTGCCTGGCCGACGTTGATACGAAGGTAACTTAGTTAGCTAAAGCTACCTAGGCTACTTCTACGGTTTAACTTTAGCAAACCAGACTCAAAGCTAACTAGCCAGTATTGATCGAGCTTTTGATTGGCATTTAGCTATAAACCCTTATGCTAATTTAATTGGGATAAACTTAGCAGTGTGTTCTTTTAGTTGTTTCATGTGCAGCATATTTCGCTTCGTATGCTAACTATGGTGCTAACTGTTAATGCTGTATTATGACTTGTTTACATCGCCGTCATTGCTGCCAGCCTGCCTACCAGAACCTGCGACAGAAAGTTGACAACTTTGTCACGTCGCAGCTGAGCACACAGGACTGGAACCCGTCTATCAACAAGAACCAGATGAGGAACGGACTGAGGCAAAGTGTTGTCCAGTGAGTGTTATCTTTAACAGTCTGTGACTCATTACACGTCCTGTGTACACTATAGTGGAACAGCAATGTAAAATGTACAGCTACTTTATGAATTCAGGATATTTTTAATTAGGAATTGTATTAATTTGCTTCTGGAAAGGCAACCTTTTTACGGTAATCCACAGATTAGTCTGCAGTTAATGGTTTTATAGCATTCATTTGCTATCACATGTGAAATCCAGTCAGGGTGCTAGATTGTACCATTAAAGGGCTTCTCCAGGTGTGTAGTGTTGCACTTCTGTGAAATGGGGGGACTCCggagagacagattaaagaaaaaGGATACTGAAAATTAGGGCTTATTTTCATCACCAGTTAATCACTTGATTGTTTTTactaataattgattaatcatttggtctaaaaaaaaaaaatccccctcATAATATCCTAgaacccaaggtgacatcttcaaatgtcttgttttgtccgaccaacagtccaaaacccaaagatattcaatttacaatgatataaaacagagaaaagcaggaaatcctcaCATGGGAGAAGCTGGAGAATGGATTGTGTTTTTGCTAGAAAAAATTACCTAAACGATTCAccaattttcaaaatagttactgatttattttcttttgattttctttttgattaatcgactaatcgtcgCAGGTCTAGTCAAAATCCAAGTAGCACAATCTGAGATATCTGGACTCTTTGTCTCTAATATGTCAGGTCCTATTATTCCCATTATGCCCCTCAACAGTGTCAATGTACATAcaatattgttcatttcaacaTCTAAGTCGCAATTATGACTGCGAAACTCGTATTTTTCTGAAAACTCCACTCCAATATATCTGATTTGGAGCTTAATAATATgctgaaaaagcaaacaaatatggaTGCCAAAGGCTGTTgttcaaggtaattaaaccTGAATTTAATGGATACGATGCTATATTGTCAATTCACACAACCATCTCGGGCTACCATATAACCGTCATGAGTTGTCTGATGACATGAATGCTCACATGTTGTGTATATATGGGAATCTGTCCCATCTCTAGCCAAGATAACCCTAATGGCATGTTTAGCTTTCTTAGACTTAAGAAAGCTCCTTCAGAGGCACagaacaactgttttcacaggttgtGTAGAACTCTCCACAAAGATTAAACtgatcttgatgtgtaaaattggtggagctCCCCTTTAATGGTGATCGTACCTAACTAACTGTTGATTAGACTTGAAGAgagcttcatttaaaaaaaaaaaaaaaaaaaaaaaatagcaatgtAACTTGAGTAATCGTTAAGTCAAATAACTCTTTGGGTGGGCTTTTTAGTACTTTTCCCACTCCCGTTCCTTTCAGGTTTAactcctgtttgtgtttttaagatcAGGTATGCTGGAGTCCGGCGTGGACAGGATCATCACTCAGGTTGTGGACCCCAAGATGAACCACACTTTCCGGCCGCACATAGAAACTGCCATTCATGATTTCCTGTCAGGGGACAGGAAGGAGGAGAACACCTTGAGTTCTAACTCGGCACCGTctgaacagacagaaacacaggaggCCCCGCCAGCTTCTGGTCCCAAAACCCCCTGAGGTCTGTCACAAACTGAAGTATAGTCTAAGGTCAAGAACGATTTTAGAAATACAGTTAAGAAATCAGTATTTTCTCTCTTACTGCAGGTACACATGCTGGTCTACACATAATGTATGGCTGTGGTAGCCTTTTGAAAGGTGCAGCATCAGACAAGAGGAAGACAAAGGAGGAGGTTGTTTCCTGCTACCTCTGTTTAACAGACTAGAGTCTGGAGGAGTCTGGAGtgtttctgcattcaaaatgttcagcatGAGATGTTGTTTCATTACCCGTCTGTGCTGCGCGAAGCTACTGCTGGAGAAGTTGAACAATGCTGAGTGGTGCACTCTCACTGCACAGCTCTGCCTTTTAGAAAAACATGGCACAAACctggattattatttttgatttcatttttttatgtgcCATATCAgacaaatttttattttgagaagCTTTATATTGTGCATTGCAGATTTCTTACTcatgctgtttttgtgtctagACATTTTCCACTAATAACATGTTGACTAACAATATGTTAAACCTGCAAGCTCTGTTCATGCGAATTCAGAATGAGTGGAGTCAACGGGCTGGTTGACTTCTAACTCGCTAGCGGTATAAACAGGGTGTCTGCAGTTTCTTGATAAGTCTCAAATTGAATTATTGAATGACAtgtttgtaaatatattttgttcagTATCTTAATTTTTCACATCACACCATGTCCGGTTTCCTTTTGGTGCATGTATTTGGTGTATATTGATTGTGCATCTTATCTGCTTAACTAAACACAGTTGACATCATGTTGCgctctgtcttctttttcttattctaCCTATTTGTAGTTCCTGTGCTTTTGTTAGTAAAGATACTCTGATGTATGTAAAGCTATTTGGCAAGTTTGTGAAAAGATGTAAGCCACGCAATCAATTATTTCCTCTGAGTGATGGCAGCAACCTTTTCTGTTTCCCGTGATTGAAAACAGAGAGCAGAGCCCATAATCATAAAACAGTACCACTAGGTGGGGTAGTTGTTATCAGTTATGTATTTTATGGCAGAATCCACCAAAACGTATTCGTAGGCTTATATTTTAGAGGCAAACCTCCTGATTCTACTGCCTGAAATGGTTTTGCAGTGACTGCTGCTCATATACAGGTCCTATCTGCATATTACAGATACAGAAGGATTGTCATGTCAGGAGGGGGGGAAGTATACTCCATTGCTACAACTACTTGTGTTCATCctgttttgtgaaatacatCAACCCTGCAGAGACATGCATACtggtgtaaaaaataaaaatttaaaaaaaagcctttaaaaacattttaatgtaatatgCATCAAATATCCAATAGTAtatctctaaaaaaaaaaaaaaaaaaaaagactaaagcCGCAAgtagtgtctctgtctttggGATGGCCGGTTTTGTTTATAATTTCCTGACGGGGTCAAAGGCAAAATTCAGCAGCCATGGCACTCTCAAAGCCCCAATAAATCCGtcagttttcagtgtgtgtgtgtgtgtgtgtgtgtcatcacaGCTTGCGTAACTTTATTGATCTAACTGCTTGTTTTTGGCAGGAGACTGATCCACACGTtaacacaaatatgtgtgtctgtaaatCTGTtgctctttgtttgtctttgtgtgggAAGTCAGATACACTTTAAGTATTGCACTGAACAGATTGATCAATggatatatttttagattagattagattccaCTTTATTATCATTGCACAGAGCACAGGTACTGagacaacgaaatgcagtttagcgtCTAACCACAAGTGCAGATACatatgtaaataataaagaGTAAGGCTTATATATAAGATCTATACAGTATGAACATTAAAGCAGTTACAGTAGGCAGTGCAAGTATATGTATAACAGAGTGCAGGTGTAAGTACAAGTAATGCTAATAGTAAGACATATACAGAATTAACAGCTGGAGGTATGATATGAATACGGTGATACACTATAGATccgatatgtacagtataaataagAATACACTATAGGTCAGATATATACAACATCAATTAATGAAATACCCAATAGTTtcatcactttatttattttttgctctgTGCAAAAActtgcaaaataaataaatgtattaatgcacTGATTACTTCATTTGCTAAAACTTTTTCAAAATTCCTGTTTTTAATCGTTCAGTGAGATATCGATTAATACAGTGCTTTATAACCATTTAAATTACACTTGTGGTCCTCCATATGAGTTCAGCTAAAGCacaaaaaatcacattttcttatttacCCCTAGTGGTGCTCAAAGaatcaaaaaaatgtgttgtatttgagaaacacaacagcagcatgccTTTACAAAAATATAGTCGTGGTAACTCTGGATAATGTGTAGACCTCACCTTGAACTGTTTTACCGAAGAAATCACGCCAAAACGATGCACACAAATGAAATGCCACatacctccattgtattggagGCAAATATGTCAAAACCtcatcacataaaaacaaatcgTATCTGCATGTTGTTTGTGTTAACTGACACGTGAAACCATGCAGCACCAGCGATATGTGTCCTTTAAGTGGGTTAAGTTCTGCGTCCTGTAGGAAACTGAACACATAAGAGCAAAACAGGCAACTGATCAGAGTTTATGAAGCCAAAGGTTATGGTAATGCTTCCTCCTGAGATCAATGATCACACACATGTGGGTCCTGCATGTGTACTGTTTGCTTAGTGGTGTCTATGTGCATTAGTGTGCCATTttggacatgtgtgtgtgtgttctgtgtcgGGGTGAAGGGTCATTGTGTGGGTGGTCATCAGGGGTTGTGTGAGGGAAGCTGTGGGATGTTGTTTTGAAGcaggatgagagagaaaaagtccTCCAACAGATGTCCAAACATTAGCCTTGTCTTCCCCAATTGGGCCcctgcatggacacacacataaacacaccctGTCTTTCTACCTTGACCTCccactacaacacacacacacttgttctcAACCACGTTCACTGAAGGCCTCTTGGATGCAGACGTGGATAAACCCGAGGAGGCAGGGGAGCAAGGAGCGAGAGGTTTGTTTGACTCACCATGGAGACTCTGACGTCATGGTGTCACGTGACTGTGGTCTGTCTCTTTGTGGATGTCtagggtcagaggtcatggcCATTATGAGACAAAACATACAACCACAACAACTAGGCTGCAAGATCTGAAAGTAtcgtgaagaaaaaaaataaagttgaacTCACCTTGGACTTACAAACGTGTTACAAGTTGCATTTAGAGAAACAATTAACATCATTAGAACTGGCTGGGAGATATATTcaaataatactgtatatttggatACAACTGTTTGACGTGACTGTTCTAGCTCACAAATTGTCTGAAACTACCAACAGTTATAGTAaccaaaagaagaaataaagtaCTCACATTAGTGGGGGGTTTTTTGGTTCCTATCCTATCCTATTTTCTAAAGAGTTGGTTCAGTTACCTCTAGTTGTTTCCACTGTAGCCatgacagttttggttttatctgctgaggttttgagatatctgtcgctgagatttctgcttccaACCCcgatacaatggaggtgaatttGGGTGAACTCTCAGAACtcagtgacacattttaaagagaGGGTGACCGCACACTATGCTACAATGATTTTTTGTTATCACAgatgtttggtatttttttaaGGAAAGTTTAACCAAAGTATCAGATGCAGCCTTATATAAAACGTACACCGCCTGGTGGCAATCTCAGAGTTAAAGTTACACCATATAATTAATAAGCATTTTAAGAAGTTGAAAAATACATCTGCATCTACAAACATTTTGACAGACATATCATCAAAACTATACCCCTTAGAGCATGTTCCAAAAAATGTTAGCAATGCTAACTCATcacaatctgtgtgtgtgtgtgtgtgtcttgcctAGAATAAAATATTAGGATATTTGTTATAAAGGGCTTATAAGGTGTAACTAATGGTTCTATTAGTggtaataaatcatttaataatgCTTTTAGAGCAGTTATAAGCAATTAATAAGAGCAGGTGTTTATCATTTCTCTGTGTTAATAATTCAGTTTCAGATGTTggtaataaattaataaatgctcATGGGTTTCTCACTTTCTATTATGCCGTTGagtctgcagttataaatgttaagaAGTCATTCATAAAGGGTTGAAGTCTGCAGTTGTAAGTGTTAATAAATGGTTAATACATGGATTTTGATCCAGATTTGTCTCAGTCTTGCTAGCGGCGTGGCTAATAATGCTGTTAGcgagactgaaatatctcaacaactaggCCTATTAGATGGATGAAAGttattacagacattcatgttcctcagaggatgaatccttctgactttggcgatcccctgacttttcctctagcgccaccatgag includes:
- the htatsf1 gene encoding HIV Tat-specific factor 1 yields the protein MSGGSDANKEFLEQLRLQELYSQRNEDGSDPNTYTDPEDGTVYDWDHEKKAWFPKITEDFIAAYQANYGFTQEGDPDANNAAVSSTDPAGPEPGKPSEKENIGDATQHPNPDQQESPAKEAKQKGEKRKAEPGWFDIDDNKNTNVYVSGLPLDISTEEFAELMSKCGIVMRDPITEEYKVKLYKDKEGNLKGDGLCCYLKKESVALALRLIDESEVRGYRLHVEAARFELKGQYDASKKKKKSKDYRKKMQQQQKQLDWRPEKLGEVRKRHEKVVIIRNMFHPSDFEEDPLVLNEYRDDLRTECEKFGEVKKVILFDRHPDGVASIAFKEPEQADACIQSFNGRWFGGRQLSAQLWDGTTDYQVEETTREREERLKGWSTFLEGSQQGQQNNTAKPAEGGGTTTTEPTEPTEPSSTTEPEQQPETEPQQQQQEADSTDSSLAGSDDEEA